In Tepidimicrobium xylanilyticum, one DNA window encodes the following:
- a CDS encoding xanthine dehydrogenase family protein molybdopterin-binding subunit — MSLNVVGKNIIRVDAESKVTGKALFPEDVYMENMVYGKTLRSKVPHAYIKVDTSKAERIDGVLKIFTYKDVPNNEHGVVFKDHEVFCSEKVRRIGDPIAFVVAKDQKICDLALKNIIVEYEEIKGVFDPIEAMKEDCPKVHGDSNILYHFKIRKGNVEEGFKNSHVIVENTYKTHMVDHAFLQPEAGVSFIDEEGRITVIVATQYPHYDKEEIASALKIPEDTVRVINANVGGAFGGREDISLQIHLALAAKELKRPVKTVYSRPESFISHSKRHAMVMKYKTGADKEGNLLALEAEIIGDSGAYASWAMNVLRKSGVHATGPYVIPNVKVDSIAVYTNNPFTGAMRGFGATQVPIAYEQQMDILAEKLGVDPITIRLKNMFKKGSVTATGQVLKESVPLQECLERVIERMDFPIKREEAY, encoded by the coding sequence ATGAGCCTTAATGTTGTGGGTAAGAATATTATTCGTGTAGATGCTGAAAGCAAGGTTACTGGAAAGGCCTTATTTCCAGAGGATGTATATATGGAAAACATGGTTTATGGTAAAACATTGAGATCTAAGGTACCCCATGCTTATATAAAGGTGGATACTAGCAAAGCAGAAAGAATAGATGGAGTATTAAAAATATTTACTTACAAGGATGTGCCGAATAATGAACATGGGGTAGTATTTAAAGACCATGAGGTTTTTTGTAGTGAAAAAGTTCGACGCATTGGGGACCCAATAGCCTTTGTAGTAGCAAAAGACCAGAAGATCTGTGATTTGGCCTTAAAAAATATTATTGTAGAATATGAAGAAATAAAAGGCGTATTTGATCCGATAGAAGCAATGAAAGAGGATTGTCCCAAGGTGCATGGGGATTCCAACATATTATATCATTTCAAAATTAGAAAAGGGAATGTGGAAGAGGGTTTTAAAAATAGCCATGTGATAGTGGAAAATACCTATAAGACCCATATGGTAGACCATGCTTTTTTACAGCCAGAAGCGGGAGTATCCTTTATAGATGAGGAAGGCAGAATTACAGTGATAGTTGCTACTCAATATCCCCATTACGATAAAGAAGAAATAGCCTCTGCTCTAAAAATACCAGAGGACACTGTAAGGGTAATAAACGCCAATGTAGGAGGAGCCTTTGGTGGGAGAGAGGATATTAGCTTACAAATCCACTTGGCTCTGGCAGCTAAGGAGTTAAAAAGACCGGTAAAAACGGTATATTCCAGACCAGAATCTTTTATATCCCATTCTAAAAGGCATGCTATGGTTATGAAGTATAAAACTGGAGCAGATAAGGAAGGAAATTTGCTAGCTTTAGAGGCAGAGATAATAGGCGATTCAGGAGCCTATGCATCCTGGGCAATGAATGTTCTTAGAAAATCGGGAGTTCATGCAACAGGTCCTTATGTTATACCAAATGTGAAGGTGGACAGCATTGCAGTTTATACAAACAATCCTTTTACAGGAGCCATGAGAGGATTTGGAGCTACCCAAGTGCCTATAGCTTATGAACAGCAAATGGACATTTTAGCAGAGAAATTAGGGGTGGACCCTATAACCATTAGGCTTAAAAATATGTTTAAGAAGGGTTCCGTTACTGCCACAGGGCAAGTGTTAAAGGAAAGCGTACCTTTACAGGAGTGTTTGGAAAGGGTAATTGAAAGGATGGATTTTCCAATTAAAAGAGAGGAGGCCTATTGA
- the ade gene encoding adenine deaminase: MERVISISKGEEKAELVLKNANIINVFTNEIIEGDVAVFQGKIVGIGEYEGEEEMDLEGKYLAPGFVDSHVHIESSMVTPGQFAKAVVPRGVTTVITDPHEIANVKGIDGIRYMLEESEDLPLDVYVMASSCVPSTPFENAGAVLEAEDLKKLKDDERVLGLGEMMNYPGVIGKDEKVLKKLELFKDKIIDGHGPLISGKELNAYVAAGVKTEHECSTKEEMLERLRLGMYIHIREGSAAKNLRELIQVVNKDNLRRCIFCTDDKHPSDLLKDGSIDHNIRLAIKEGIDPIDCIKMASLNAAEVYRLRGKGAIAPGYIADMVVIDNLDDFNIVKVFKEGKLVAENNKALFSVPSRDNASMKNTVNIKKVKIDDLKISIKGNKLNVIKLLSHSLITERAVRDVKDIVVEDGYFVKGENLLKVAVIERHNKTGNIGLGLVEDFGLENGAIASTVAHDSHNLIVIGDNDKDMILAIEELERVGGGLTIVSERRVLGTLPLSIAGLMSEEPLEEVDEKLNKMLDMAYEKLKVSRNIDPFMTLSFIALPVIPEIKLTDLGLFDVGEFKFIELNQ; the protein is encoded by the coding sequence ATGGAAAGGGTTATAAGCATATCAAAGGGCGAAGAAAAAGCTGAATTAGTATTAAAGAATGCCAACATTATAAATGTATTTACCAATGAAATCATAGAGGGAGATGTGGCTGTTTTTCAAGGGAAGATAGTGGGAATTGGAGAATACGAAGGAGAAGAAGAAATGGATTTAGAAGGGAAGTACCTGGCACCCGGTTTTGTAGATTCCCATGTTCATATTGAGTCTTCCATGGTAACGCCTGGTCAGTTTGCAAAGGCAGTAGTGCCAAGAGGGGTTACTACAGTTATAACCGATCCTCATGAAATAGCCAATGTAAAAGGGATAGATGGTATAAGGTATATGTTAGAGGAAAGCGAAGACCTTCCCTTAGATGTGTATGTAATGGCTTCTAGCTGTGTTCCTTCAACTCCTTTTGAAAATGCAGGAGCTGTTTTGGAAGCAGAGGACTTGAAAAAATTAAAGGATGATGAAAGGGTACTCGGGCTAGGGGAGATGATGAATTATCCAGGGGTCATAGGTAAGGATGAAAAGGTACTAAAGAAGCTGGAACTATTTAAGGATAAGATAATTGACGGACATGGCCCCCTTATTAGTGGAAAGGAATTAAACGCTTATGTGGCTGCAGGGGTAAAAACTGAACACGAATGCTCTACAAAGGAGGAAATGTTGGAAAGGTTAAGGCTTGGGATGTATATCCACATTAGAGAGGGTTCTGCAGCGAAGAATTTAAGAGAATTAATCCAGGTAGTAAATAAGGATAATTTGAGGCGATGCATCTTCTGTACTGATGATAAGCATCCAAGTGATTTATTAAAGGATGGAAGCATCGACCACAATATTAGATTGGCCATTAAGGAAGGGATAGACCCAATAGATTGTATAAAGATGGCTTCTCTAAATGCGGCTGAAGTCTACAGGTTAAGAGGAAAAGGGGCCATAGCTCCAGGTTATATTGCAGATATGGTGGTAATAGATAACCTTGATGATTTCAATATAGTAAAGGTATTTAAAGAAGGTAAATTGGTGGCAGAAAATAATAAGGCTCTATTCTCCGTTCCTAGCAGGGATAATGCTTCCATGAAAAATACGGTGAATATAAAGAAGGTTAAAATAGATGACTTAAAAATCTCCATTAAAGGGAATAAGCTAAATGTAATAAAATTACTTTCTCACAGCTTGATAACTGAAAGGGCAGTAAGGGATGTGAAGGATATAGTAGTGGAAGATGGATATTTTGTAAAAGGGGAAAATCTATTAAAGGTTGCAGTAATTGAACGCCATAATAAGACGGGAAATATAGGATTAGGTTTAGTAGAAGATTTTGGATTGGAAAATGGAGCTATTGCTTCTACGGTAGCTCACGATTCCCATAATCTCATAGTAATTGGTGATAATGATAAGGATATGATTCTGGCCATAGAGGAATTAGAAAGGGTTGGTGGAGGCTTGACTATTGTATCAGAAAGGAGGGTATTGGGCACTTTACCTTTGAGCATAGCTGGTCTCATGTCGGAAGAACCTTTGGAGGAAGTAGATGAAAAGCTTAATAAAATGCTTGATATGGCTTATGAGAAATTAAAGGTTAGTAGAAATATAGATCCCTTTATGACCCTATCCTTTATTGCACTGCCTGTTATACCAGAGATTAAATTGACGGATTTAGGGTTGTTCGATGTAGGAGAGTTTAAGTTTATTGAGTTAAATCAATAA
- a CDS encoding methyl-accepting chemotaxis protein, which translates to MNVKSKNGIALLFITIFVTMGISYYLASIIDELIGVLGLFALMALLSSIVLYKGLTKRVVNHIKRYVNIFKSMDFTSDGVKFIPEYMKRELDVLADSIRNNLKTQVEISTRLFDICEKLNSVSMDSLNSAALIASSVDIVDKNTLEQSNMLIDASSTATEIVHSLEKIEKEITDKSQFISESITTAQESMKNANIIGKRIRQSKDMTEKTLEQILRLNSYSDEIVNLIDLINSISKETSMLSLNASIEAARAGQEGKGFAIVAMEIGKLAEETKKASSRIEEVIQNLKGHISSSKGFMEDVMEYMEENWEVMLDISKEFESIIERLNKGKYSLEEITDVIERNNSAIIRVSENIEQVSSFSQEISSQIAETALETSEQNSRAEFLRKMAEDIKKQVFDMQQFVVGNVMEEIMLKQAHYIREYALNKGDLSEKDIEELLIKTKMDAIYITNSSGTVEFTNEKSAIGLNLYKVDQSFQALKEGKVEYVVTPIKIRVEDGKLFKFLTIADDKKRLYEVGLSLESLLS; encoded by the coding sequence TTGAATGTTAAGAGCAAGAATGGGATTGCCTTATTATTTATAACGATTTTCGTTACCATGGGGATTAGCTATTATTTAGCTTCTATTATAGATGAGCTTATTGGAGTTTTAGGTCTGTTTGCATTAATGGCCTTATTATCCAGTATTGTTCTGTATAAAGGCTTAACGAAAAGAGTTGTTAACCATATTAAAAGATATGTAAATATTTTTAAGAGTATGGATTTTACATCTGATGGTGTAAAATTCATACCTGAATATATGAAAAGGGAATTGGATGTATTAGCTGATAGTATCAGAAATAATCTGAAGACTCAAGTGGAGATATCCACCAGATTATTCGATATATGTGAAAAATTGAACTCGGTCTCCATGGACAGTTTAAATTCTGCAGCACTAATAGCTTCTTCTGTGGATATTGTGGATAAAAACACTCTTGAACAGTCCAATATGTTGATAGATGCCAGCAGCACTGCTACTGAAATAGTCCATTCTTTAGAGAAGATAGAAAAGGAAATAACCGATAAGAGCCAATTCATATCTGAATCCATTACCACAGCACAAGAAAGCATGAAAAATGCAAATATAATTGGAAAGAGAATAAGGCAATCAAAAGATATGACTGAAAAAACTTTGGAACAGATATTGAGATTGAACAGTTACTCAGATGAAATAGTAAACTTGATAGATTTAATCAATTCCATTTCTAAGGAAACTAGTATGCTTTCCTTAAATGCATCTATTGAAGCAGCTAGGGCTGGACAGGAGGGAAAAGGATTTGCCATAGTTGCAATGGAAATTGGAAAGCTGGCCGAGGAAACTAAAAAAGCTTCTTCTAGGATAGAAGAAGTAATTCAAAATTTAAAAGGACATATATCCTCTTCTAAGGGATTTATGGAGGATGTAATGGAGTATATGGAGGAAAATTGGGAAGTAATGTTGGATATCAGCAAGGAATTTGAATCCATTATAGAAAGGCTCAATAAAGGGAAGTATAGCTTAGAAGAGATTACTGACGTTATAGAAAGAAATAACTCGGCAATTATAAGGGTTTCGGAAAATATTGAGCAAGTATCTTCTTTTTCGCAGGAAATATCTTCTCAAATAGCGGAAACTGCCCTTGAAACCTCAGAACAGAATTCAAGAGCTGAGTTTTTGCGAAAAATGGCAGAAGACATTAAAAAACAGGTTTTCGATATGCAGCAATTTGTCGTTGGGAATGTAATGGAAGAGATAATGTTAAAACAAGCCCATTATATTAGAGAATATGCCCTTAATAAGGGTGATTTAAGTGAAAAGGACATAGAAGAATTGTTGATAAAGACCAAAATGGACGCCATATACATAACTAACTCATCGGGAACAGTAGAATTTACTAACGAGAAATCTGCTATAGGACTAAATCTCTATAAAGTGGATCAGAGCTTCCAAGCATTAAAGGAAGGAAAGGTAGAGTATGTGGTAACTCCCATTAAGATTAGGGTAGAGGATGGAAAACTATTTAAGTTCTTAACTATTGCAGATGACAAGAAAAGATTATATGAAGTGGGCTTATCCTTAGAATCCTTATTAAGTTAA
- a CDS encoding nucleotidyltransferase family protein: MITGIIMASGFSKRMGKDKLLMEIDGVKMLERVIRSCTQSILDRVILVYRKEEVRRIGEKYDIQTIYNPNAHLGQSESMKLGIRASLDSQAYMFLVGDQPFINSKLINRLIEEYKKGEYSIIIPCYNGRNGTPTIFSSRHRDELLKVEGDKGGRDIIKANIASVKKVYIEDERIGFDLDVLEDFTKQLF, translated from the coding sequence ATGATTACCGGGATTATTATGGCTTCTGGATTTTCAAAAAGGATGGGAAAAGACAAATTATTGATGGAAATAGATGGGGTAAAAATGTTGGAAAGGGTTATTAGAAGCTGTACTCAATCCATCTTAGACAGAGTCATATTAGTGTATAGGAAAGAAGAAGTTAGAAGGATTGGAGAAAAATATGATATTCAAACCATATATAACCCTAATGCCCATCTAGGACAGTCGGAAAGCATGAAATTGGGAATTAGAGCATCTTTAGATAGCCAAGCTTATATGTTTTTAGTAGGGGATCAGCCTTTTATAAATAGTAAACTAATCAATAGATTGATTGAGGAGTATAAAAAAGGCGAATACTCCATTATTATACCCTGTTATAATGGTAGAAATGGCACTCCCACCATTTTTTCATCTCGACATAGGGATGAACTATTAAAGGTTGAAGGAGATAAGGGAGGCAGAGACATTATAAAAGCTAATATTGCTTCCGTTAAAAAGGTCTATATAGAAGATGAAAGGATAGGGTTTGATTTAGATGTATTAGAGGATTTTACAAAACAACTATTTTAA
- the yqeC gene encoding selenium cofactor biosynthesis protein YqeC: MYLFKKLGLKKEEVISIVGGGGKTTTLFILADELRNLNKRVLVTTTTAIFSPKEEEYDYYFLGKLEYFTPKEGSITIFGNRIEEGKLKGPSSIEIEEIVEKNIFDFILIEADGSKGKPIKAPNDYEPVIPKCTTKTIGVIGLDSFEKRIDHIVHRPEKFIEITNSNYSDTIDADIIIKLIFHPEGLFKEARGEKILLLNKASNQYYSFKGNEIRNKLLEKGFKGSVLVSDIKTKKFY; this comes from the coding sequence ATGTATTTATTTAAAAAATTAGGCTTAAAGAAAGAAGAGGTAATATCAATAGTTGGTGGTGGTGGAAAGACTACCACCCTTTTTATACTGGCTGATGAATTAAGGAATTTAAACAAAAGGGTGCTGGTTACCACTACTACTGCCATATTCAGTCCTAAGGAGGAAGAGTACGATTATTATTTTTTAGGCAAATTAGAATATTTTACACCAAAGGAAGGAAGCATCACCATATTTGGTAATAGGATAGAAGAAGGGAAGTTAAAGGGCCCTTCTTCCATTGAAATTGAAGAAATTGTTGAAAAAAATATATTCGATTTCATATTAATTGAAGCAGATGGTTCTAAAGGAAAACCCATTAAGGCTCCTAATGATTATGAACCTGTAATTCCAAAGTGCACAACTAAAACCATAGGAGTAATTGGATTAGATTCTTTTGAGAAAAGGATAGACCATATAGTCCATAGACCTGAGAAGTTTATTGAAATTACCAATTCTAATTATTCAGATACAATAGATGCTGACATTATTATAAAACTTATATTCCATCCTGAGGGTTTATTTAAGGAAGCTAGAGGGGAAAAAATCCTCCTGTTAAATAAGGCTTCTAATCAGTATTATTCCTTTAAAGGGAATGAAATCAGGAATAAGCTATTAGAAAAAGGATTTAAGGGCAGTGTACTGGTTTCAGATATTAAAACAAAAAAATTCTATTAG
- a CDS encoding xanthine dehydrogenase family protein molybdopterin-binding subunit, which produces MKKRGRGIGLSFYGTGYGNGFPDVSKAKVRLLEDGKVGIYVGSTEVGQGAKTVLTQIGAETLKLPVEEIVFIAEDTSLTPDAGTAAASRQTYNTGNAIRIACEKFVERLKELAKEQLNLNSVYGLKAEDGHIFLEIFPQKRISYKELSKIYKDSIIEVEGEFVAQTVMMDPETGQGAPYWPYTFNACGVELEVDTLTGQVEILKAVFAQDVGRAVNPHLVEGQMDGGFAMALGYILFEDLNIKEGKIYNDRFSRYLIPTAMDTLKVENIIVEDPESTAPYGAKGIGEPTMIPVGPAILNAIYDAIGVRVTELPVTPENLIKLIQEDNERKEEI; this is translated from the coding sequence ATGAAAAAAAGAGGAAGGGGAATAGGGCTATCCTTTTATGGCACAGGATATGGAAATGGCTTTCCTGATGTATCAAAGGCTAAAGTAAGATTGCTTGAGGATGGCAAAGTGGGCATTTATGTTGGGAGTACCGAAGTAGGTCAAGGTGCCAAAACGGTTCTCACTCAGATAGGGGCAGAAACATTGAAATTGCCTGTAGAGGAAATTGTATTTATTGCTGAGGACACCAGTTTGACTCCAGATGCAGGTACAGCCGCTGCCAGCCGTCAAACCTATAATACGGGAAATGCCATTAGGATAGCCTGTGAAAAATTTGTTGAAAGGCTAAAGGAGTTGGCCAAGGAACAGCTTAATTTAAATAGCGTATATGGATTAAAGGCGGAAGATGGGCATATATTCCTAGAAATTTTCCCACAAAAGAGGATTTCCTATAAGGAATTGTCCAAAATATATAAGGATAGTATTATAGAAGTTGAAGGCGAGTTCGTTGCTCAAACGGTGATGATGGATCCAGAAACTGGACAAGGAGCACCTTATTGGCCTTATACCTTTAATGCATGTGGGGTGGAATTAGAAGTAGATACCTTAACTGGGCAGGTAGAAATATTAAAGGCAGTATTTGCTCAAGACGTGGGAAGAGCAGTAAATCCACATTTGGTGGAAGGCCAAATGGATGGAGGATTTGCCATGGCTTTAGGTTATATATTGTTTGAGGATTTGAACATAAAAGAAGGTAAAATTTATAATGATAGATTCTCCAGATATTTAATTCCAACTGCTATGGATACATTAAAGGTTGAAAATATAATAGTGGAGGATCCAGAGTCTACTGCTCCTTATGGAGCTAAGGGAATAGGGGAACCAACTATGATTCCAGTAGGGCCTGCCATATTGAACGCTATTTATGATGCTATAGGAGTAAGGGTAACTGAATTACCAGTCACTCCAGAAAATCTAATCAAGCTAATTCAAGAGGACAATGAAAGGAAAGAGGAGATATGA